The following proteins are co-located in the Sulfurospirillum deleyianum DSM 6946 genome:
- the nuoL gene encoding NADH-quinone oxidoreductase subunit L: MENYLYTALFAPLISALFGALFAARPKALFVGIVASCLIGLSMLSSLVLLFDVNEHGALHVTLMEWIVAGNLYIPFGFVVDEVSVIMMVTVTLVSTVVHIYSIGYMDHDKSFNRFFSYLSAFVFSMMILVMSDNFAGLFIGWEGVGLCSWLLIGFWYHKHSASWAANEAFIMNRIADLGMLMGLFLIYWNVGSLQYDDVFATLKEFDNALITTMGIFLFIGAMGKSAQFPLHTWLADAMEGPTPVSALIHAATMVTAGVYLVIRAGELYSMVPDVGFAIASLGAFVALFAASMALVNNDLKRIIAYSTLSQLGYMFVAAGLGAYWIALFHLMTHAFFKSLLFLGAGNVMHAMHDELNIKKMGGLYGSMKATAILMSVASVALAGIYPFAGFFSKDKILEVAFNEGAYFLWFALFIGAGLTAFYSFRLVMLVFFGEKEHIKYGVHPHEAQPFVIYALLPLGLLAVVAGLFEHSFEGFVTRILSHYEIHIAHGTEIVLIAATLGIALSGIAFAIYMYKRGGFSKRLEERWCYKLLSNQYYIPKLYELYIMRPFDAMAKFAWLNVDMKVVDSTVDFIAKMIYGTGEKARKMQSGNLSDMLRWMVVGIVVLLFLALFYRPMA, translated from the coding sequence ATGGAAAATTATCTCTACACCGCACTTTTTGCTCCTTTAATTAGTGCCCTCTTTGGGGCGTTATTTGCGGCACGCCCTAAAGCATTGTTTGTGGGTATTGTGGCGTCGTGTCTTATTGGACTTTCGATGCTTTCTTCTTTGGTGCTACTCTTTGATGTGAATGAGCATGGAGCGTTACATGTAACGCTGATGGAATGGATTGTCGCAGGGAATTTATACATCCCTTTTGGTTTTGTGGTTGATGAAGTTTCGGTCATTATGATGGTAACTGTGACGCTTGTTTCCACTGTTGTGCATATTTACTCCATTGGATATATGGATCATGATAAGAGTTTTAACCGCTTTTTCTCCTATCTCTCAGCCTTTGTTTTTTCGATGATGATTTTAGTGATGAGCGATAATTTTGCGGGGCTTTTTATCGGTTGGGAAGGCGTGGGGCTTTGTTCGTGGTTGCTCATTGGTTTTTGGTACCACAAACACTCCGCTTCTTGGGCGGCCAATGAAGCGTTTATTATGAACCGTATTGCAGACCTTGGTATGCTAATGGGACTCTTTTTAATTTATTGGAATGTAGGTTCTTTACAATACGATGATGTCTTTGCAACTCTCAAAGAGTTTGATAACGCTTTAATTACAACGATGGGAATCTTTTTATTTATTGGTGCGATGGGAAAATCAGCGCAGTTTCCTCTGCATACATGGCTAGCAGATGCGATGGAAGGACCTACGCCTGTTTCGGCACTGATTCACGCCGCAACGATGGTAACCGCAGGTGTTTACTTGGTTATTCGTGCAGGGGAACTTTACAGTATGGTGCCAGATGTTGGATTTGCGATAGCTTCCCTAGGGGCATTTGTCGCTCTGTTTGCAGCTTCAATGGCGCTTGTGAACAATGACCTTAAACGCATTATCGCCTATTCAACCCTTTCACAATTAGGATATATGTTTGTGGCTGCAGGTCTTGGTGCGTATTGGATTGCGTTGTTTCACTTAATGACCCATGCCTTTTTTAAATCCCTTCTCTTTTTGGGTGCGGGAAATGTCATGCATGCGATGCACGATGAGTTGAACATTAAAAAAATGGGTGGGCTTTATGGCTCTATGAAGGCTACGGCTATTCTCATGAGTGTCGCTTCGGTTGCATTGGCTGGAATTTATCCTTTTGCGGGCTTTTTCTCCAAAGATAAAATTTTGGAAGTGGCGTTTAATGAGGGTGCCTACTTTTTATGGTTTGCGCTTTTTATTGGAGCAGGGTTAACGGCATTTTACAGCTTTCGTTTAGTGATGCTTGTTTTCTTTGGTGAAAAAGAACATATCAAATACGGAGTACATCCACACGAAGCACAACCTTTTGTGATCTATGCTTTACTTCCTTTAGGGCTTTTGGCAGTGGTAGCAGGACTTTTTGAGCACAGTTTTGAAGGCTTTGTAACACGCATTTTGAGCCATTATGAGATTCATATTGCGCATGGGACGGAAATCGTTTTAATTGCTGCCACTTTAGGTATTGCATTAAGTGGTATTGCGTTTGCTATTTACATGTACAAACGTGGTGGTTTTTCAAAACGCTTAGAAGAGCGTTGGTGTTACAAACTTTTAAGCAATCAATACTACATTCCAAAATTGTATGAGCTTTATATTATGCGTCCTTTTGATGCCATGGCAAAATTTGCATGGTTGAATGTGGATATGAAAGTGGTTGATAGTACCGTTGATTTTATTGCAAAGATGATTTATGGAACGGGAGAAAAAGCACGAAAAATGCAGAGTGGAAATCTCTCTGATATGTTGCGCTGGATGGTTGTAGGAATCGTAGTTTTGCTCTTTTTAGCGCTTTTTTATAGACCCATGGCGTAG
- a CDS encoding NADH-quinone oxidoreductase subunit M, with protein sequence MEHILSLLVFFPAAAGLLGFLVAKESIRAYGISVSAIEFVLSVILWMGFDSANAGYQFVEFYAFIPSYGMSYYLGVDGISLFLVILSTFITMIALIALSIEKDVKNLIISVLFLEMTMVGVFLILDVIWFYAFWELSLVPMLYIIGGWGGEKRMYAAIKFFLYTFAGSVLMLVGILYMGFLYYEATGIWSFALPDWHLLQVPFTTQLWLFGAFFLGFAIKVPMFPFHTWLPYAHGQAPTIGSIILAAVLLKMGSYGFVRFSLPLFPDASVYFLIPVAIICVIMVIYAAMIAYAQDDMKQVIAYSSISHMGIVILGTFAMNAEGITGSIFLMLSHGIVSGALFMLVGVIYDRRHTKLMSQFGGLAQVMPRFATIYGIMLMASVGLPLTIGFVGEFLSLMGFYRVSWVITLFAGTGIILGAVYMLVLYKKSFFGAVVHEENRGLKDLSAKELTALIPLVALVVALGVYPKPLLSTIDMSVQKMLVLMDQKAVEPSTKALLMHANTIGGTH encoded by the coding sequence ATGGAACATATTTTATCCCTTTTAGTATTTTTTCCAGCAGCAGCAGGTCTTTTAGGCTTTTTGGTTGCTAAAGAGAGTATTCGGGCGTATGGTATTAGTGTCAGTGCGATCGAGTTTGTTTTGTCCGTTATTTTATGGATGGGGTTTGATAGTGCAAATGCTGGGTATCAGTTTGTGGAGTTTTATGCGTTTATCCCAAGTTATGGTATGAGTTACTATTTGGGTGTGGATGGCATCTCGCTCTTTTTAGTCATTCTTTCAACCTTTATTACCATGATTGCTTTGATTGCACTTAGCATTGAGAAAGATGTTAAAAATCTAATTATTTCGGTACTCTTTTTAGAGATGACGATGGTGGGCGTATTTCTTATTTTAGATGTCATTTGGTTTTATGCGTTTTGGGAACTCTCTTTGGTGCCGATGCTTTATATCATTGGTGGATGGGGTGGCGAAAAGCGTATGTATGCTGCCATTAAGTTTTTTCTCTATACCTTCGCAGGTTCGGTGTTAATGTTAGTGGGTATTTTGTATATGGGCTTTTTGTATTATGAAGCGACAGGCATTTGGAGTTTTGCTTTGCCTGATTGGCATCTTTTACAAGTTCCTTTTACGACGCAGTTATGGCTATTTGGGGCTTTCTTTTTAGGCTTTGCCATTAAAGTACCGATGTTTCCCTTTCACACATGGTTGCCTTATGCACATGGACAAGCGCCTACGATAGGTTCTATTATTCTAGCAGCGGTGCTTTTGAAGATGGGAAGTTATGGTTTTGTACGTTTTTCACTCCCTCTTTTTCCTGATGCAAGTGTCTATTTTTTAATTCCCGTGGCGATTATATGTGTGATTATGGTTATTTATGCAGCAATGATTGCGTATGCTCAGGATGATATGAAACAAGTGATTGCATATAGTTCAATTTCGCACATGGGTATTGTCATCCTAGGTACGTTTGCTATGAACGCTGAGGGTATTACGGGGTCTATCTTTTTAATGCTCAGCCATGGTATTGTCAGTGGTGCGCTTTTTATGCTTGTGGGGGTTATCTATGATCGCCGACATACTAAATTGATGAGTCAATTTGGAGGGTTAGCGCAAGTCATGCCACGTTTTGCAACCATTTACGGCATTATGTTGATGGCCTCTGTGGGACTTCCTTTAACGATTGGTTTTGTGGGTGAATTTTTGTCTTTGATGGGATTTTATCGTGTGAGTTGGGTCATCACCCTTTTTGCGGGAACAGGAATTATTTTAGGGGCAGTGTATATGCTCGTACTCTATAAAAAATCGTTTTTTGGTGCGGTGGTACATGAAGAAAATCGAGGGTTAAAAGATTTGAGTGCCAAAGAACTCACAGCATTAATTCCTTTGGTTGCTTTGGTTGTAGCCTTAGGTGTTTACCCTAAACCGTTGCTTTCAACGATTGATATGAGTGTTCAAAAAATGCTTGTTTTAATGGATCAAAAAGCAGTTGAGCCTTCAACAAAAGCGCTTTTAATGCATGCTAATACCATAGGAGGGACACACTAA
- the nuoN gene encoding NADH-quinone oxidoreductase subunit NuoN, whose translation METISIDIATLNIPALLPMAILALGALALICVDLAVKGLNRSFLTMITILFILLDLGAVLGYNGPVRGFFDVLLIDGIALIAQVILLVASAIFLPLSLSHRHFREFEMAEFYVLFMFMIVGFQCMVVSDNLILIFIGLETSSLALYTLIAMHNRAKAFEAAIKYFTMGALAAGFYALSALIFYAMSGSVEIHEIERVLQERNFEPLIGILAGAIFMLGALGFKLSLVPSHTWTPDVYEGSSAPLAGYMAVVPKIAGFVVAMRLFEMLIFSGVVWLEHILYIAVVLTMTLANITALVQEDVKRMLAFSSISHAGFMMAAILIGTTQSNTALFLYWTLFMFTNLGAFTMLWIVRHRKNLWDERYQHPFTKFSGLVKIMPATATIMGIFMFALAGMPPFSVFWGKLYLISAAINSGYIYLAVIIAINSAIAVYYYMKLAVYMFLKEPVMADARLYETNASTPLKVIVGVAVMITVFAIVFVEPLLGVLTKYVSMSGF comes from the coding sequence ATGGAGACAATCTCTATTGATATAGCAACACTGAATATTCCTGCACTGCTTCCTATGGCGATTTTAGCATTAGGAGCATTGGCACTGATATGTGTGGATTTGGCGGTTAAAGGTCTCAATCGTAGTTTTCTAACGATGATTACCATTTTGTTTATTCTCTTAGATTTAGGAGCCGTTTTAGGCTATAACGGACCTGTGCGTGGTTTCTTTGATGTCTTACTCATTGATGGTATTGCCCTTATTGCGCAAGTGATTCTTTTGGTTGCCTCAGCTATCTTTTTACCCCTTTCGTTGAGTCATCGCCATTTTAGAGAGTTCGAAATGGCAGAGTTTTATGTGCTCTTTATGTTTATGATTGTGGGTTTTCAGTGTATGGTCGTCAGTGACAATCTCATTTTGATTTTTATCGGTCTTGAGACTTCAAGTCTTGCCTTATACACCTTGATTGCGATGCACAACCGTGCTAAAGCTTTTGAGGCAGCGATTAAATATTTTACAATGGGTGCTTTAGCCGCAGGATTTTACGCACTCTCTGCGCTTATTTTTTATGCGATGAGTGGAAGTGTTGAGATTCATGAAATTGAACGAGTGCTTCAAGAGAGAAATTTTGAACCGTTGATTGGCATTTTGGCAGGGGCAATTTTTATGCTAGGAGCCCTTGGATTTAAGCTCTCTTTGGTGCCATCGCACACGTGGACACCTGATGTGTATGAGGGAAGTTCTGCGCCACTTGCAGGGTATATGGCAGTGGTTCCAAAAATCGCTGGATTTGTCGTTGCAATGCGCCTTTTTGAGATGTTAATTTTTTCAGGTGTGGTCTGGTTGGAGCATATTTTATACATTGCGGTTGTGCTTACCATGACGTTGGCAAATATTACCGCATTGGTACAAGAAGATGTCAAACGTATGCTAGCATTTAGCTCTATTTCTCATGCAGGTTTTATGATGGCAGCTATTTTAATAGGCACCACCCAATCCAATACAGCACTCTTTTTGTACTGGACACTTTTCATGTTTACGAATCTAGGAGCATTTACGATGCTTTGGATTGTAAGGCATCGTAAGAATTTGTGGGATGAGCGCTATCAGCACCCTTTTACTAAATTCTCAGGTCTTGTAAAAATTATGCCAGCAACGGCAACCATTATGGGAATTTTTATGTTTGCACTTGCGGGTATGCCTCCTTTTTCTGTTTTTTGGGGAAAGCTCTATCTTATCAGTGCGGCGATTAACAGTGGCTATATCTATTTGGCGGTGATTATTGCCATTAACAGTGCGATAGCAGTTTATTACTATATGAAGCTAGCGGTTTATATGTTTTTAAAAGAGCCAGTCATGGCGGATGCAAGACTGTATGAGACCAATGCATCGACCCCTTTGAAAGTGATTGTTGGAGTGGCTGTGATGATTACAGTCTTTGCTATTGTTTTTGTTGAACCACTGCTTGGAGTTTTGACAAAATATGTCAGTATGAGTGGTTTTTAA
- a CDS encoding tetratricopeptide repeat protein, translating to MKLLLFLFFLSVQLFSLELVLNSGKESKTNYAILHIMDAKPFLCETMVFEKDKKQYLCQVDRPITKRIESKKTKYAELDFYEKGGQFYILIDPKVNSKLIPIEEELYNTTEILTKPKTNRYTHWSILLEEKALFEAEAGHDGLDFPVQFSKNERPSIGALDLNGAPISYAQSKDIGLYLEIKKAYYDGYDESVIKDVKRVLSLYPNSIFRSELELFQMRSMDKLLSARSDESPEFAFNEGDMITLAKQWSKEFTSDENLPEVLMFMAKAYLKSGAKADANYVLDILVDEHPQSSFTKRAILLFADNLFLKKEKDKALKLYLDVLYSAQDLDIASEAAIRLSDHQMDAGKMQEAKEYLFKVLNVNAQFLLKDKERSYKLARRLAEHKLYDLAAKVADVLLQGISEKAENREILLKESGDWHAKANEVEAAHSRYKEYLAAYKNTGDYVQEVTESLDTLFFRLNENNETKLAAYYDTLIEKYANNEIGQRALLEKANLLLKQKAYAKVLALEEALTPLPETFDLKPAELIYAAAKGLSVEHLNQKACQESVLLIEQYTLHIDEPVYQEALFNCFMATARYENAHEISRSHLQDASLKERYAWAQKEVQALYKMGEYEEAVAFKEDLKTLSFSLREKISLDSIRTLFFALVKLKNNDGALSLAQSIGILYPNEASNLDIYDEIITIASETKNDLLLVKYAKMIVDEQKKYQSTALSPRIEFSYIEALKRLGRDDEALTLAESLMGSSLKNEDKIRLFYHAGELSLKLKEREKAKAYFTQCVENNESSSWKKICEENLKLF from the coding sequence ATGAAATTACTACTTTTCCTCTTCTTTTTATCGGTACAACTTTTTTCACTGGAATTGGTTTTAAACAGTGGTAAAGAGAGTAAAACCAATTATGCAATCTTGCATATTATGGATGCGAAACCTTTCTTGTGTGAAACCATGGTATTTGAAAAAGATAAAAAACAGTACCTGTGTCAAGTCGATAGACCGATTACCAAACGTATTGAATCCAAAAAAACAAAATATGCCGAACTTGATTTTTATGAAAAAGGGGGGCAGTTTTATATTTTAATTGATCCTAAGGTCAATTCAAAATTGATTCCTATCGAAGAAGAACTCTACAACACGACAGAAATTTTAACCAAACCAAAAACCAACCGTTATACCCATTGGAGTATCTTACTTGAAGAAAAGGCATTGTTTGAAGCAGAAGCAGGGCATGATGGGTTAGATTTTCCTGTGCAATTCTCTAAAAATGAACGTCCTTCGATTGGGGCGCTTGATTTAAATGGTGCTCCCATTTCGTATGCGCAAAGTAAAGATATTGGGCTGTATCTTGAAATTAAAAAAGCCTATTATGATGGATACGATGAGAGTGTGATTAAAGATGTGAAGCGGGTGTTAAGTCTCTATCCAAACTCTATTTTTCGAAGTGAATTGGAGCTATTTCAGATGCGCTCTATGGATAAACTTCTTAGTGCACGAAGCGATGAAAGTCCTGAATTTGCTTTTAATGAAGGAGATATGATTACCCTTGCAAAGCAATGGAGTAAAGAGTTTACCAGTGACGAAAATCTCCCTGAAGTTTTGATGTTTATGGCAAAGGCGTATCTGAAATCGGGAGCGAAAGCGGATGCTAATTATGTGCTTGATATTTTAGTGGATGAACATCCTCAAAGTTCTTTTACCAAACGGGCTATTTTGCTTTTTGCAGACAACCTTTTTCTTAAAAAAGAGAAAGATAAAGCACTTAAGCTCTATTTGGATGTACTTTACAGTGCGCAGGATTTAGATATTGCTTCTGAGGCTGCGATTCGTTTGAGTGATCATCAAATGGATGCTGGAAAAATGCAAGAGGCGAAAGAGTATCTTTTTAAAGTCTTAAATGTTAATGCCCAATTTTTGTTAAAAGATAAAGAGCGAAGTTACAAACTTGCACGTAGATTAGCAGAGCATAAGTTGTATGACTTGGCTGCAAAAGTTGCAGATGTTCTGCTTCAAGGTATATCTGAGAAAGCTGAAAATCGAGAAATCTTACTCAAAGAGAGTGGGGATTGGCATGCTAAAGCCAATGAAGTGGAAGCAGCGCATAGTCGTTATAAAGAGTATTTGGCAGCATATAAAAATACAGGCGATTATGTGCAAGAAGTGACGGAAAGTTTAGATACGCTTTTCTTCCGTCTGAATGAAAATAATGAGACAAAATTAGCCGCTTACTATGATACGTTAATTGAAAAGTACGCCAATAATGAAATTGGGCAGAGGGCCTTGTTAGAAAAAGCCAATTTACTCCTCAAACAAAAAGCGTATGCGAAAGTACTTGCCTTAGAGGAAGCACTGACACCTCTTCCTGAGACGTTTGATCTTAAACCTGCTGAGTTGATTTATGCTGCGGCAAAAGGTTTGAGCGTGGAACATCTGAATCAAAAAGCGTGTCAAGAGAGTGTTTTATTGATTGAGCAGTATACGTTGCATATAGATGAGCCTGTGTATCAAGAGGCGTTGTTTAACTGTTTTATGGCAACCGCGCGGTATGAAAATGCGCATGAAATTAGTCGCTCACACCTTCAAGATGCTTCACTCAAAGAGCGTTATGCGTGGGCACAAAAAGAGGTGCAAGCTCTCTATAAAATGGGAGAATATGAAGAAGCAGTTGCGTTTAAAGAGGATTTGAAAACACTTTCCTTTAGTTTACGAGAGAAAATTAGCTTAGACAGTATTCGTACCCTTTTCTTTGCGCTGGTTAAATTGAAAAATAATGATGGTGCGCTCTCTTTAGCGCAGAGCATTGGAATTTTGTATCCTAATGAAGCCAGTAACTTAGATATTTATGATGAAATTATTACGATAGCGAGTGAAACCAAAAATGATTTATTGCTTGTCAAATATGCCAAAATGATTGTGGATGAGCAGAAAAAATATCAATCCACAGCGCTATCTCCTCGTATAGAATTTAGTTATATTGAAGCACTAAAACGCTTAGGTAGGGATGATGAAGCGTTAACTCTTGCAGAATCACTCATGGGAAGCTCTTTGAAAAATGAGGATAAAATACGCTTGTTTTACCATGCGGGTGAGTTAAGTTTAAAACTCAAAGAGCGTGAAAAAGCCAAAGCTTACTTTACGCAGTGTGTTGAAAATAACGAGAGCAGTTCATGGAAAAAGATTTGTGAGGAAAATCTCAAACTTTTTTAA
- the miaA gene encoding tRNA (adenosine(37)-N6)-dimethylallyltransferase MiaA — MKTIAILGATASGKTALAIELAHKHSAYILSLDSLSIYTEIDIASAKPSLEERQGIAHFGMDVLLPNEHFDVTMFFDLYKDAKEACEKDQKHLIIVGGTGFYLKAMMEGFSVKPEISLHVKEKVEESLLDLTSAYALIQRKDPTFASKIALNDRYRIEKWLEIFYATDEVPSDYLANTKQAPLICEVPLFEIETPKEILAQRIALRTQKMLQMGLIEEVFGLEKKYTRTPQCMKAIGIKEVLDYFDGRYTLGLLEERITLNTLHLAKRQRTFNASQFPIHPKIEIERLKPLIANTFYM, encoded by the coding sequence TTGAAAACTATTGCTATTTTAGGAGCAACCGCTTCGGGAAAAACCGCCCTTGCCATTGAACTTGCCCATAAACATTCGGCGTATATTTTATCCCTTGATTCACTGAGCATCTACACAGAGATTGATATTGCTTCGGCTAAACCGAGTCTTGAAGAGCGTCAGGGCATTGCTCATTTTGGTATGGATGTACTTTTACCCAATGAGCATTTTGATGTCACGATGTTTTTTGACCTTTATAAAGACGCCAAAGAAGCATGCGAAAAAGATCAAAAGCATCTCATTATCGTTGGAGGAACAGGATTTTATCTCAAAGCAATGATGGAAGGCTTTAGTGTCAAACCTGAAATATCCTTACATGTAAAAGAAAAAGTGGAAGAAAGCCTACTTGATTTAACCTCAGCTTATGCGCTGATTCAACGCAAAGACCCTACCTTTGCCTCAAAAATTGCCTTAAACGATCGCTACCGCATTGAAAAATGGTTAGAAATTTTTTATGCTACCGATGAAGTGCCTTCCGACTATCTTGCGAACACCAAACAAGCACCGCTTATTTGTGAAGTTCCTCTTTTTGAAATTGAGACACCCAAAGAGATTTTGGCACAAAGGATTGCTTTACGCACTCAAAAAATGCTTCAGATGGGATTGATTGAGGAAGTGTTTGGATTAGAAAAAAAGTACACACGAACGCCTCAATGTATGAAAGCGATTGGCATTAAAGAGGTGCTAGACTATTTTGATGGAAGATATACACTCGGCCTGCTAGAAGAGCGCATTACCCTCAATACACTCCATTTAGCTAAACGCCAACGCACATTTAACGCATCACAGTTTCCAATACATCCTAAAATCGAGATAGAGAGACTTAAGCCTTTAATCGCAAACACGTTTTACATGTAA
- the mqnP gene encoding menaquinone biosynthesis prenyltransferase MqnP produces the protein MQHFWQKLKDIGDLIVFKHSVFALPFIFTAMIVSSKAHNDTVWFGFKLFVLGLLAAVSARNFAMAFNRYADRDIDKYNPRTANRPSVDGRIGASNLLFFIGFNALLFIAVAYCINDLAFYLSVPILMILGGYSLFKRFSPYAHLVLGLSLGLAPIAGVVAVEAAIPLWAVLLSIGVMYWVAGFDLLYSLQDMEYDKANGLFSIPSRFGWEATFFISRLFHAQTVLFWLLFVVEAQLGGFAYGAIGVSAVVLFLEHRIVAKDFTKIDKAFFTLNGYLGMIFFSLIFLDRI, from the coding sequence TTGCAACATTTTTGGCAAAAACTTAAAGATATTGGTGATTTAATCGTTTTTAAACACTCTGTTTTTGCGCTTCCTTTTATTTTTACGGCAATGATTGTCTCTTCAAAAGCGCACAATGATACAGTATGGTTTGGATTTAAGCTCTTTGTTTTAGGACTTTTAGCGGCAGTAAGCGCTCGGAATTTTGCGATGGCGTTTAACCGTTACGCAGATAGAGATATTGATAAGTACAACCCACGAACTGCCAATCGTCCGAGTGTGGATGGTCGCATAGGGGCTTCAAATTTACTCTTTTTTATTGGTTTTAACGCACTGCTTTTTATTGCGGTGGCTTATTGTATCAATGACCTTGCCTTTTATTTGAGTGTGCCGATTTTGATGATTTTGGGTGGGTACTCTTTGTTTAAGCGTTTTTCACCCTATGCGCATTTGGTTTTGGGTCTCTCTTTGGGGTTGGCACCGATTGCAGGAGTCGTAGCCGTGGAAGCTGCTATTCCTTTATGGGCGGTGCTTCTCTCTATTGGTGTGATGTATTGGGTGGCTGGATTTGATCTGCTTTATTCTTTGCAAGATATGGAGTACGATAAAGCCAATGGGCTTTTTTCCATTCCTTCTCGTTTTGGTTGGGAAGCGACGTTTTTCATCTCCCGTTTGTTTCATGCTCAAACTGTTTTGTTTTGGTTGCTTTTTGTGGTTGAAGCGCAGTTGGGAGGGTTTGCCTATGGAGCAATAGGGGTTTCTGCCGTGGTACTGTTTTTAGAGCACCGTATTGTTGCCAAAGATTTTACCAAAATTGATAAAGCGTTTTTCACGCTCAATGGCTATTTGGGAATGATCTTTTTTAGTCTCATTTTTTTAGATAGGATATAA